One Stenotrophomonas maltophilia R551-3 genomic window, CCCTTCCCGCCCATGGCTCCGCGCCGTGCGACGACGCTGACGGCCACCTGGTCACCGCTGGTCCGCTGACCCCACCGCCCGACAGCGCCGGCACCACCGCCGACGAAAAAGCGCTGCGCCACTCGATTGCCGAGGACGTGCAGGGCATGGTGCTTGCCACGATGGTGGCCTCGCTTGGCTTGGCCATCTTCGCCAAGGGTGGGCTGATGATCGGCGGCATGGCCGGCATGGCCTTCCTGCTGCACTACTCGATGGGCTGGAACTTCGGCTTGGTGTTCGTGCTGGTCAACCTGCCGTTCTACTGGGTGGCACTGCGGCGCATGGGCTGGGAATTCACCCTGAAGACCTTTGCTGCGGTCACCGCCTGTGGCGTGCTGACCGACCTGCTGCCGCGCTGGATCGATTTCTCGCACATCAACCCGCTGTATTCGGCGATTGTTGGTGGCGCGTTGTCCGGCCTGGGCATCCTGTTCTTCATCCGCCACCGCGCCAGTCTCGGCGGCATCGGCATTCTCGCCGTGTACCTGCAGCGCACCCGTGGCTGGAGCGCCGGCAAGGTGCAGATGTCCTACGACGCCTGCCTGATGGTGGCCGCGTTCTTCGTGCTGTCACCGTCGAAGGTGTTGTACTCGGCCATCGGCGCGGTGGTGCTCAGCCTGGTGCTGATGTTCAACCACCGCCCGGGCCGTTACATGGGCGTGTGACGATTCGACGGTAGTGCCGGCCGCTGGCCGGCAACACCTGCAGCATTCCGAGGCTGCCGGCCAGCGGCCGGCACTACCGGGAGGCCTGCAACCACGGCGGCGACAGCTTCAGCAGCCGCGCATGCACCGGGCAGTCCTCGGCGTGCGCACCGGGCAGGTAGCCCAGGCTCATCAGGAACTCGCCGGTGATCTCGCCGCCGGTGAAGCGGAACGTCTTCTTGAACAGCTTCACCCAGTCGGCCTTGCTGCGCGGATGGTGCGCGTCCAGCCACGCCGCGAAGCTGCCGTGGCTGGCCCGCAGCTGCTGGATCACCTGTGCGTTGTGGATCGCCGCCAGCACCTTCAGCCGGTTGCGGATGATGCCCGCGTCCGACAGCAGCCGTTCGATGTCCTGCTCGGCGTAGGCTGCAACCCGATCCACATCGAAGCCGTCATAGGCCGCGCGGAAGCCCTCGCGCTTCTTCAGGATGGTCTCCCAGCTCAGCCCGGCCTGGTTGATCTCCAGCACCAGCCGCTCGAACAGCTCGCGCTCGTCACGCTGCGGGAAGCCGTATTCGTTGGCGTGGTAGTAGTCGTGCACCGGATGGCCCGGGGCGATGAGGCAGTAACCGCTCATGGAGAAGACTCGTTGGATTCGGGTTCGGGATCGATGGCCACCGCGGGGTGCCCGCCGATGGACAGCATCGGCCAGCGCGGTGGCACAAGCGTGAGTTTGCCGTCACGCAGGGCCTGGTTGATCGCCTCGGCCTGGCCGCTGGCGGCACCGAACAGCGAACCGGCCCGATGCCAGCGCGTGTCCTTGCCGCGCGCGTACAGCACGCAGTCCGGCCCACGGATGTTGTACAGCTCGCACAGCAGCACCTCGGCGCTGCCGTCGCCATCCAGGTCACGATGCACGATCAGGCAGTCGCGCTCGCTCTGGGCGCAGGATTCGCCGTTGATCGCGCGGGTGGCCAGTGCCTGCCACCAATCGTCCGGTGGCGAGCTGGATCCCTTGGCCAGCTTCAGCGCGCGCTGCAGGGCGGCGATATCCTGCGGGCCCTTGTCCAGGCGGGTGCCGCCGTCCCAGCGTGAGGTGCGTGCCAGCGCATCGGCGATCACCTGTGGCGCGTTGGCATCGGCGGTGATGGCCGGATCGTCCTGCAGTTCGCGCAACGCCTGCACGCCACGGTGGCCGAGGTCGAAGCGCAGCACGTTGACGTCGCTGCTGGTGATCGCCGGCGGGTCCGCACGCAGCCGCGCCAGCTGGCTGGACAGGGTCAGCCGCACCGGGTCCAGCAGCGGCGAGTTGCCCAGCAATGCCAGTGCCAGCACCGCCCAGCACATCCAGCGGTTGACCGGCTCCAGCGTCTGCAGCCAGCGGCCCCGCCGGCGCACTACCGCCAACGCGTAGCCCAGCGCATAGCCGGCCACGGCCAGCGCGATCAGCACCGCCCAGAAGCGGTCCAGGGTCCAGCCGTACTGCACCACGCGCAGGCCCAGTGCATACAGCGCCAGCACCGCATAGACCGGCAGCGCCAGCAGGCTGGCCTCGACCAGCCGGCGCAGCAGCAGGGGGTAGGGCGCGGTGTCGTCGCCCTGCTGGTAGACCGCATTGGTGAACGACACCAGCAGCAGCGACAGCACCAGCAGCAGGCTCGCGGCAGAACGGGTCTTCCACAGCGGTTCCAGCCCGGTCAGCGGCAGGCTCAGCACGAACAGCACGGCGATGAACGAGAGCAGCGGCAGCAGCCCGCGGCAGATCGCGAACAGCACCTGGCGGGTGATCTGGATCGCGCGGTGCTGGGTGCGCCCGATCAGCACACCAAACCCGGCCAGGCTGCCGGTGGCCAGCGCGATGAACGCGTCCTGCCGGAACAGATCGCGGAAGAAGGTCACGTCCAGCAGCTGGAACAGGGCCGCCCACAGCCACAGCAGCAGCCAGGTCAGCCCGGTGAACAGCGCCGCCAGGGCCAGGGTCAGGCCGTTCTGCCAGGCACGCTCGAACAGCTCCGGATAGCTGGCGCGCCAATGCCCATGCTGCAGCTGGAACTGCCACCAGGGCAGGGCCACGAACACTGCCACGGCCATGCCCAGGGTCAGCGGGAACTGCAGTGCGCCCGATTCCAGTGCGGTTTCGCCGTTGAGGTTCCAGCCGATCCAGGCGGCCAGCGCCAGCACCACCGCCGAGCCGAGCATGGCCTGCAGCCACAGGCGGCGCTGGCCCAGATCGACCAGGCTCAGCGCCACCGCGCTGGGAATAGCCAGCACCCAGGCGTACCAGCAGTAGCGCCAGCCGATATCGCGGAACGGCCACGCATCAGACAGCTCCTGCGCGGCATACAGCATCAGGCCCTGCAGCAGCGCGATCAGGACGATGGCGCTGCGTGCGGGCAGGGTCAGGGGCGATGAAGACTGCATCGACGACCTTCCATGGCAAAGCACCATCCTAGCCGATCGCCGCGCGCGTCCATCGCGCGACCATCCCGCCCCCAGCAGGTAGAATGGGGGCATGCCTGTAACGCCGACCTCCCTCGCCGATCACCTGCTCGTTGCGCTGCCGTCGCTGCTCGACGCGACCTTCGCCCGCAGCGTCGCGCTGATCTGCCAGCACGACGAGAACGGTGCGATGGGTGTGCTGGTCAACCAACCTTCCGAATACACGCTGGGCGAAGTGCTGGCACAGATGGACATCACCACCGGTGATGGCGACCTGCAGGCGCGCATGGTGCTCAATGGCGGCCCGGTGCATCCCGAACGCGGCTTCGTCATCCATGACGACGCGCGCGCATGGGATTCCAGCCTGATCGTGGGTGAAGGCCTGTACCTGACCACCTCGCGTGACATCCTCGAAGCGATGGCGCGCGGCGAAGGCCCGGCCAATGCCGTGGTCACGCTGGGCTGTGCGGGCTGGGGCGCAGGGCAGCTGGAAAGCGAGCTGTCCGAGAACAGCTGGCTGACCGTGCCAGCCGATGCCGAGCTGGTGTTCCAGCTGCCGCTGGAGCAGCGCTGGCAGGGCGCGGCCTCGCGCATCGGCGTGGACCTGTTCCGGCTGACCGATTACAGCGGCCATGTCTGAGCCGACCGCGCCCGCACCGGTGTCTGCTGCCCCGGTCATCCGCCGTGACGGCACCGTTCTGGGT contains:
- a CDS encoding YitT family protein; translation: MSLPAHGSAPCDDADGHLVTAGPLTPPPDSAGTTADEKALRHSIAEDVQGMVLATMVASLGLAIFAKGGLMIGGMAGMAFLLHYSMGWNFGLVFVLVNLPFYWVALRRMGWEFTLKTFAAVTACGVLTDLLPRWIDFSHINPLYSAIVGGALSGLGILFFIRHRASLGGIGILAVYLQRTRGWSAGKVQMSYDACLMVAAFFVLSPSKVLYSAIGAVVLSLVLMFNHRPGRYMGV
- a CDS encoding DNA-3-methyladenine glycosylase I, whose amino-acid sequence is MSGYCLIAPGHPVHDYYHANEYGFPQRDERELFERLVLEINQAGLSWETILKKREGFRAAYDGFDVDRVAAYAEQDIERLLSDAGIIRNRLKVLAAIHNAQVIQQLRASHGSFAAWLDAHHPRSKADWVKLFKKTFRFTGGEITGEFLMSLGYLPGAHAEDCPVHARLLKLSPPWLQASR
- a CDS encoding DUF4153 domain-containing protein — encoded protein: MQSSSPLTLPARSAIVLIALLQGLMLYAAQELSDAWPFRDIGWRYCWYAWVLAIPSAVALSLVDLGQRRLWLQAMLGSAVVLALAAWIGWNLNGETALESGALQFPLTLGMAVAVFVALPWWQFQLQHGHWRASYPELFERAWQNGLTLALAALFTGLTWLLLWLWAALFQLLDVTFFRDLFRQDAFIALATGSLAGFGVLIGRTQHRAIQITRQVLFAICRGLLPLLSFIAVLFVLSLPLTGLEPLWKTRSAASLLLVLSLLLVSFTNAVYQQGDDTAPYPLLLRRLVEASLLALPVYAVLALYALGLRVVQYGWTLDRFWAVLIALAVAGYALGYALAVVRRRGRWLQTLEPVNRWMCWAVLALALLGNSPLLDPVRLTLSSQLARLRADPPAITSSDVNVLRFDLGHRGVQALRELQDDPAITADANAPQVIADALARTSRWDGGTRLDKGPQDIAALQRALKLAKGSSSPPDDWWQALATRAINGESCAQSERDCLIVHRDLDGDGSAEVLLCELYNIRGPDCVLYARGKDTRWHRAGSLFGAASGQAEAINQALRDGKLTLVPPRWPMLSIGGHPAVAIDPEPESNESSP
- a CDS encoding YqgE/AlgH family protein — its product is MPVTPTSLADHLLVALPSLLDATFARSVALICQHDENGAMGVLVNQPSEYTLGEVLAQMDITTGDGDLQARMVLNGGPVHPERGFVIHDDARAWDSSLIVGEGLYLTTSRDILEAMARGEGPANAVVTLGCAGWGAGQLESELSENSWLTVPADAELVFQLPLEQRWQGAASRIGVDLFRLTDYSGHV